Proteins from a genomic interval of Nocardioides jishulii:
- a CDS encoding ImmA/IrrE family metallo-endopeptidase yields the protein MPEDGPGLFDLPAARSGGFEPARLTQARARRGISKAELAHSVDVSPAAIGQYEAGVNSPRPEVLDRLADALEVRPGFFGVGRPFARIDAVNAHFRSLRSARVSDRQKALATATFVWELTFALERCVKLPEVDLPTVPAGTSPAEAATLLRQHWHLPEGPVKHLVATAESKGIVVAVRPLREIDAVDAFSAVIVDRPIIITTPRRSENVFRHRFSIAHEIGHLLLHGECGEHNSSVEKEADEFAAAFLTPAASMDAALPQRLDVAALDRLGRTWGVSPKSLVRRMVERARTTESSARRAYQRLAMTDDPLADPTSSYPGEMPSLLRKAAALAGDYGTGAPALAEALRISPAQVRDLLGDADQRPVLRLVGDEG from the coding sequence ATGCCTGAGGACGGACCTGGCCTGTTCGATCTCCCAGCCGCCAGGAGCGGCGGTTTCGAGCCGGCCCGACTCACCCAGGCCCGTGCACGCCGAGGCATCAGCAAGGCCGAACTGGCCCATTCCGTCGACGTATCGCCGGCAGCGATCGGCCAATACGAGGCCGGGGTGAACTCGCCACGCCCCGAGGTACTCGACCGGCTGGCAGATGCTCTGGAGGTGCGGCCCGGGTTCTTCGGTGTCGGCAGGCCATTTGCCCGCATCGACGCCGTCAACGCCCATTTCCGAAGCCTCCGGTCAGCTCGCGTCAGCGATCGTCAGAAGGCTTTGGCCACTGCCACTTTCGTCTGGGAGCTGACGTTTGCGCTCGAGCGCTGCGTGAAACTTCCGGAAGTCGACCTCCCGACCGTTCCCGCCGGAACCTCACCAGCTGAGGCCGCCACCTTGCTTCGACAGCATTGGCACCTCCCGGAAGGGCCGGTCAAGCACCTGGTCGCGACGGCAGAGTCCAAGGGAATCGTCGTCGCCGTGCGTCCGCTACGCGAGATCGACGCGGTCGACGCTTTCTCAGCAGTCATCGTCGACCGACCGATCATCATCACGACGCCGCGGCGCAGCGAAAATGTCTTCAGGCACAGATTCTCGATCGCCCACGAGATCGGCCATCTACTTCTCCACGGCGAATGCGGAGAGCACAACTCGTCCGTCGAGAAGGAAGCAGACGAGTTCGCCGCCGCGTTCCTGACACCCGCAGCGTCGATGGACGCTGCGCTGCCACAACGTCTCGACGTGGCCGCCTTGGATCGTCTCGGCCGGACGTGGGGCGTCTCCCCGAAGTCTTTGGTTCGCCGGATGGTGGAGCGTGCACGCACTACAGAATCCTCAGCGCGACGGGCATACCAACGACTGGCCATGACCGACGACCCCCTAGCCGACCCCACCAGTTCCTACCCCGGCGAAATGCCCTCTCTGCTGCGCAAGGCAGCAGCACTGGCCGGCGACTACGGAACAGGAGCACCGGCCCTGGCGGAAGCGTTGAGGATCAGTCCTGCGCAAGTACGCGACCTGCTCGGCGACGCTGACCAGCGTCCGGTCTTGCGGCTCGTCGGCGACGAAGGATGA
- a CDS encoding single-stranded DNA-binding protein, giving the protein MSIPTQMSLVGFIASDPDLHFTTAGAEYLRVRVGVEQWRREVDGNFTKLDPTFHDMVAFESTARETYARFRKGDTFVASGYIHEYEVERRDGSSVIKEEFVARNIGHNVNKTAYEVQRRRLEPTAPAPQTSPATASPAVGF; this is encoded by the coding sequence ATGTCCATCCCCACCCAGATGAGCCTGGTCGGCTTCATCGCCAGCGATCCGGACCTCCACTTCACCACCGCAGGCGCGGAGTACCTCCGCGTCCGCGTGGGCGTCGAGCAGTGGCGCAGGGAGGTCGACGGCAACTTCACCAAGCTCGACCCGACCTTCCACGACATGGTCGCCTTCGAGAGCACCGCCCGCGAGACCTATGCACGGTTCCGCAAAGGGGACACGTTCGTCGCCAGCGGCTACATCCACGAGTACGAAGTCGAGCGGCGCGATGGCAGCAGCGTGATCAAGGAGGAGTTCGTTGCGCGCAACATCGGCCACAACGTCAACAAGACAGCCTACGAGGTGCAACGCCGCCGGCTGGAGCCGACTGCCCCCGCGCCGCAGACATCACCGGCGACGGCGAGCCCGGCTGTCGGATTCTGA
- a CDS encoding DUF4192 domain-containing protein — protein sequence MNLSVRSPEELVVAIPHLLGFNPNESLVLVPLGPELPVVRVDLPTSAREREQAWDSIGDVYARCAQPTSRVAIVTFTTDTDYGDRLSQDFALRLDGVGVTSPIRLGASDTAWIDFDSQISGPLSTATRDRIAASTVLNGMAQPAASRTSLADSLVGDRQPIADHLADAHAQAATSSIRAEATFARRHLRAFHADGRRLTDPAAARFLVALESTSVRDRLWDDISAHTAASHIALWSDLTRRAPDSLRAAPASLLAFASWLKGNGALAWCALEQVPRDKPYDAARLVAAVVQKGVHPRQWAALTTTALDVSQRIEALSATPRTQPGPPAPGI from the coding sequence ATGAACCTCTCCGTCCGCTCCCCCGAAGAACTCGTGGTGGCCATCCCCCACCTGCTCGGATTCAACCCGAACGAGTCGCTCGTCCTGGTCCCCCTTGGCCCGGAGCTTCCTGTGGTCCGAGTCGACCTGCCCACTTCAGCGCGCGAGCGCGAACAGGCATGGGACTCCATCGGCGACGTGTACGCCCGCTGCGCCCAACCCACCTCAAGGGTTGCGATCGTCACCTTCACCACCGATACCGACTACGGGGACAGGCTCAGCCAGGACTTCGCCCTGCGCCTGGACGGTGTCGGCGTGACCAGCCCGATCCGTCTAGGAGCCAGCGACACCGCTTGGATCGACTTCGACAGCCAGATCTCCGGCCCGCTGAGCACCGCCACTCGCGACCGGATCGCAGCTAGCACCGTCCTGAACGGCATGGCCCAACCCGCAGCCAGCCGCACATCCTTGGCTGATTCACTCGTCGGTGACCGCCAACCCATCGCCGACCACCTCGCCGACGCCCACGCACAGGCCGCAACCAGCAGCATCCGCGCCGAGGCAACGTTTGCGCGCCGCCATCTCCGGGCCTTCCACGCGGACGGCAGACGCCTCACCGACCCCGCTGCCGCTCGGTTCCTCGTCGCGCTCGAGTCCACGTCTGTCCGCGACCGGCTGTGGGACGACATCAGCGCGCACACCGCCGCGTCACACATCGCGCTGTGGAGCGACCTCACCCGCAGGGCCCCCGACTCGCTCCGCGCAGCCCCGGCGTCGCTCCTCGCCTTCGCCAGCTGGCTCAAAGGCAACGGCGCACTCGCCTGGTGTGCCCTCGAACAGGTGCCCCGAGACAAGCCGTACGACGCCGCCCGCCTCGTCGCCGCAGTGGTCCAGAAGGGCGTCCACCCACGCCAGTGGGCGGCCCTCACCACCACTGCCCTCGACGTCAGCCAACGCATCGAGGCCCTCAGCGCCACGCCAAGGACACAACCCGGCCCGCCCGCACCAGGGATCTGA
- a CDS encoding helix-turn-helix domain-containing protein, whose product MTTQTPRPRISAQQAHRNRPLPIYVSVDEAAAVMSVSAKTIRRRISDGTIPAYQCGRRNIRIRLEDLEAAFERMPAAHW is encoded by the coding sequence ATGACGACTCAAACACCCCGACCACGCATCTCCGCCCAGCAGGCTCACCGGAACCGACCACTGCCGATCTATGTCAGTGTCGACGAGGCCGCAGCGGTCATGTCGGTCTCGGCCAAGACGATCAGGCGACGGATCAGCGACGGCACCATCCCCGCCTATCAGTGTGGGAGACGCAACATCCGGATCCGGCTCGAAGACCTCGAAGCGGCGTTCGAGCGCATGCCCGCGGCCCACTGGTGA
- a CDS encoding PGPGW domain-containing protein: protein MAEREVIDDTERELEQAEKEYFGPRFLARFHARLHLHPVTGAITKVVVTLVGVLVILAGVVMMVAPGPGILGLILGLAILSTEWRWADRWLDAARDAAKRAADKAREMDPAVRRRRIAVGVLSVVAVALVLSALITAFGWPDLAVSGWDWLQGFSGVVPELPGMSR from the coding sequence GTGGCGGAGCGCGAAGTGATCGACGACACCGAGCGGGAGCTGGAGCAGGCCGAGAAGGAGTACTTCGGCCCACGGTTCCTCGCCCGGTTCCACGCGCGACTCCACCTGCACCCGGTGACCGGTGCCATCACCAAGGTGGTCGTCACCCTGGTCGGCGTGCTCGTGATCCTGGCTGGCGTCGTGATGATGGTGGCGCCCGGTCCCGGCATCCTCGGGCTGATCCTGGGGTTGGCCATCCTCTCCACCGAGTGGCGTTGGGCCGACCGCTGGCTCGACGCCGCACGGGACGCCGCCAAGCGAGCAGCGGACAAGGCACGCGAGATGGACCCGGCCGTACGCCGCCGGCGCATCGCCGTGGGCGTGCTGTCCGTGGTCGCGGTGGCCCTGGTGCTCTCGGCGCTGATCACTGCGTTCGGTTGGCCGGACCTCGCCGTGTCGGGCTGGGACTGGCTGCAGGGCTTCTCCGGCGTGGTGCCGGAGCTGCCGGGCATGTCGCGGTGA
- a CDS encoding SsgA family sporulation/cell division regulator: MGSRHDRRVAENVVTHDITIQCIDTSGRTHDLDTVFSYSKVDPFAVTVTFLTPEGDLPWTFSRDLLLRGLTTPIGDGDVHVCPSINDHGRAVVIIELSSPDGHLVTEARTDAVFTFVQRSLALVPEGEESQHLSMDAMIEQLLAV; this comes from the coding sequence ATGGGCAGCCGTCACGACCGTCGCGTCGCCGAAAACGTCGTCACGCACGACATCACGATCCAGTGCATCGACACGTCTGGGCGCACGCACGACCTCGACACCGTCTTCTCGTACTCGAAGGTGGACCCGTTCGCGGTCACGGTCACCTTCCTGACCCCCGAGGGCGACCTGCCGTGGACGTTCAGCCGCGACCTGCTGCTGCGCGGCCTCACCACCCCGATCGGTGACGGCGACGTCCACGTCTGTCCGAGCATCAACGACCACGGCCGCGCCGTCGTGATCATCGAGCTCAGCTCCCCCGACGGCCACCTGGTCACTGAAGCGCGCACCGACGCCGTGTTCACCTTCGTCCAGCGCTCGCTCGCCCTCGTCCCCGAGGGCGAGGAGTCGCAGCACCTCAGCATGGACGCGATGATCGAGCAGCTCCTCGCCGTCTGA
- a CDS encoding aminotransferase class IV, whose translation MRAGDGVFETLRMVDGVPFALTRHLERMAASSAALGLPTVTVDEVRDQVLRELAVDGGEVAGAARLRLLWSGAGLQVAHSPLPPGGGAMRVRTSSWRRNRAAGTAGHKSTDYVDNLVALREAVTAGADEVLLADTAGMLSEGSATNVFYVVGGELRTPSLATGCLPGITRGLVLEWTGAREVEEPLDVLGEAEEVFLTSSTREVEGVAWCDAWAYAAPGPVTADVIRTFAARRDAHPDP comes from the coding sequence ATGCGTGCGGGCGACGGGGTCTTCGAGACCTTGCGGATGGTGGACGGGGTGCCGTTCGCCCTGACCCGACATCTGGAGCGGATGGCCGCCTCGTCCGCCGCCCTGGGCCTGCCGACGGTCACGGTGGACGAGGTGCGCGACCAGGTGCTGCGCGAGCTGGCGGTAGACGGGGGAGAGGTGGCCGGAGCTGCGCGGCTGCGTCTGCTGTGGAGCGGCGCGGGACTGCAGGTCGCCCACAGCCCTCTGCCGCCCGGCGGCGGGGCGATGCGCGTGCGTACGTCGTCGTGGCGCCGCAATCGCGCCGCGGGCACCGCTGGGCACAAGTCCACCGACTACGTCGACAACCTGGTCGCGCTGCGGGAAGCGGTGACAGCAGGCGCCGACGAGGTGCTCCTCGCGGACACCGCCGGGATGCTGTCGGAGGGCAGCGCGACCAACGTCTTCTACGTGGTCGGGGGAGAGCTGCGTACGCCGTCGCTCGCCACGGGCTGCCTGCCGGGCATCACGCGTGGGCTCGTCCTGGAGTGGACCGGCGCGCGGGAGGTCGAGGAGCCGCTCGACGTGCTGGGGGAGGCGGAGGAGGTCTTCCTGACCTCGAGCACGCGCGAGGTCGAGGGGGTGGCGTGGTGCGACGCATGGGCGTACGCCGCACCGGGCCCGGTCACTGCTGACGTGATCCGGACCTTCGCTGCGCGTCGGGACGCGCATCCCGACCCGTAG